A single window of Shewanella sp. Choline-02u-19 DNA harbors:
- a CDS encoding sugar MFS transporter, whose product MTASTQAQASPQSSILPMFIIGVLFFIFGFVTWLNGSLIPFLKIICELNEFQALFVTFAFYIAYTVMALPMSSILKRTGYKNAMAIGLAIMAVGSLLFIPAAQSANFMLFLGALFVLGTGLTILQTASNPYVVLIGPKESAAMRISIMGLINKGAGVIVPLLFTALVLSGFENFTADHLAALTEVERTAQINELSSRLITPYIYMAVALTFLIGLVKFSSLPELEFEEAAEHQSKGSITHFPQVILGALALFAYVGVEVIAGDTIGLYGASLGVNNFASLTSYTMVFMVLGYIIGVTCIPRFISQEKALLGSAIAGILCIIGVTMSSAESTVIAEVLWGWSGIPVIPNTVTFVAMMGLAHALVWPSIWPLALEGLGKFTAQGSALLIMGISGGAILPLIFGKVAHFAENTQLAYWVCLPCYLFILFYALKGHKMRSW is encoded by the coding sequence ATGACAGCATCGACTCAGGCCCAAGCCAGCCCTCAGAGCAGTATTCTGCCTATGTTCATTATAGGTGTGCTCTTTTTTATCTTCGGATTTGTGACATGGCTTAACGGCTCTTTGATCCCATTCCTTAAAATTATTTGTGAGCTAAATGAGTTTCAAGCGTTATTTGTGACGTTTGCGTTCTATATTGCCTACACAGTGATGGCATTGCCGATGTCGTCGATACTTAAAAGAACGGGTTATAAAAATGCGATGGCTATTGGCCTCGCTATCATGGCAGTCGGTTCGTTGTTGTTTATTCCTGCTGCGCAGAGCGCGAACTTTATGCTGTTTTTAGGCGCATTGTTTGTATTAGGCACTGGCTTAACTATCTTGCAAACTGCTTCTAACCCTTATGTGGTGCTTATTGGTCCTAAAGAAAGTGCTGCGATGCGTATTAGTATCATGGGCTTGATTAACAAAGGGGCAGGAGTCATCGTGCCGCTGTTGTTTACGGCATTGGTTTTGTCTGGTTTTGAAAACTTTACCGCAGATCATTTAGCGGCGTTAACCGAAGTTGAACGTACCGCGCAAATTAACGAACTCTCATCAAGATTGATAACTCCCTATATTTATATGGCAGTGGCACTGACTTTTCTCATTGGCTTAGTTAAGTTTTCATCATTACCTGAATTAGAGTTTGAAGAAGCTGCAGAGCATCAAAGTAAAGGCAGTATTACCCACTTCCCACAAGTTATCTTAGGTGCTTTAGCTCTTTTTGCTTATGTGGGGGTCGAGGTGATCGCTGGCGATACGATTGGTTTGTATGGGGCTAGTTTGGGGGTGAATAACTTCGCATCGTTAACCTCTTATACAATGGTCTTTATGGTATTGGGTTACATTATTGGCGTAACTTGTATCCCCAGGTTCATTAGTCAGGAAAAAGCGTTATTAGGTTCGGCGATTGCCGGTATCTTATGCATTATTGGCGTAACAATGAGTTCTGCAGAAAGTACTGTGATTGCAGAGGTTTTATGGGGCTGGAGCGGGATCCCCGTTATTCCTAATACTGTTACTTTCGTAGCCATGATGGGACTGGCTCATGCGTTAGTTTGGCCGTCAATCTGGCCTTTAGCACTTGAAGGCTTAGGTAAGTTCACGGCGCAAGGTTCAGCGTTGTTGATTATGGGGATTTCAGGTGGAGCCATCCTACCTTTGATATTTGGTAAGGTTGCTCACTTTGCTGAGAATACACAGCTCGCTTATTGGGTATGCTTACCTTGCTACCTCTTTATTTTGTTCTACGCCCTAAAGGGTCATAAGATGCGTAGTTGGTAA
- a CDS encoding family 20 glycosylhydrolase: MKTRLIVAAVSLVLATTACAQKDVETVVASDVSISSPDALTQQQLDIIGQSLAVTYRVVTNVADEQCDKVAGGGKCFVAEIDLTFPIDVQSKDWAIYFSQMRPIQSIVGDEFTISHIKGDLYKIEPSIGFKGVVKGDTKTIQFRGDNWQLAETDAMPNYYIVANGSEPILIESTKVHIDPETGMETRPYVSDFTDPVKHYKRTAADTVEWATSSVLYRNNIATESNPQLAENRILPTPSKVEVRSTDKPVSLKQGIKLTYNEVAPKSIAAAVSRLARVGVLETENGISITLLPLSIKGVSGSYQLDINPQLITIYADDEAGFSYGLASLTSLLDVNTLAVNAMLVEDSPRYDFRGMHIDVSRNFHSKKLILDLLDQMAAYKLNKLHLHMADDEGWRLEIDGLPELTDIGSKRCHDLKEDNCLLPQLGSGPFSDTKVNGYYSKADYIEILQYAAARQIQVIPSMDMPGHSRAAIKSMEARYRKLMKAGLTAEAEQYLLSDRDDKTVYSSVQYYDDNTLNVCMESTFNFIDKVIDEIADLHKTAGVPLSRYHIGADETAGAWLESPMCKAFITSNDKGVKSTSELGAYFIERTSQMLADKGIKAAGWSDGMSHTRPENMPKNVQSNVWDIVAHGGHKRAHQQANLGWQVVLSQPEVLYFDFPYEADPKEHGYYWGIRHNNAQRVHSFMSGNLPANAEQWGDIEGLPFEADDRVKRDANGKILSEPLSKTAKFSGIQGQLWSETVRSDEVAEYLMFPRVIMLAEKAWHQPNWEVPYQYQGAVYNQQSGFFTTEMRQQQALEWQAIANTLGYKELIKLDKANIAYRVPTVGAVIKEGKLYANLIYPGLLIEYRDNGQKWKAYQAGVAVEGDVEVRAIAADGVRKGRSLIVK; the protein is encoded by the coding sequence ATGAAAACAAGATTGATAGTGGCGGCCGTTAGCCTGGTATTGGCAACGACTGCATGTGCTCAAAAGGATGTTGAAACCGTTGTGGCTAGTGATGTTAGCATCAGCTCCCCTGACGCATTGACGCAGCAACAACTCGATATTATCGGTCAATCTCTGGCGGTGACCTATCGCGTGGTAACCAATGTCGCTGATGAACAATGTGACAAAGTCGCGGGTGGTGGAAAGTGCTTTGTGGCTGAGATAGACCTTACTTTTCCTATCGATGTTCAAAGTAAAGATTGGGCCATTTACTTTTCTCAGATGCGACCGATTCAATCCATCGTCGGTGATGAATTTACCATTTCCCACATCAAAGGTGATCTGTATAAAATTGAGCCGTCAATTGGCTTTAAAGGTGTGGTCAAAGGCGACACAAAGACGATTCAGTTTAGAGGCGATAATTGGCAGCTGGCAGAAACAGACGCAATGCCGAACTACTATATCGTTGCTAATGGTTCAGAACCAATATTAATTGAGAGTACTAAGGTACACATAGATCCTGAAACTGGCATGGAAACCCGTCCCTATGTCAGTGATTTTACTGACCCTGTAAAACACTATAAGCGAACGGCGGCCGATACCGTTGAGTGGGCCACATCGAGTGTTCTATATCGTAACAATATAGCGACTGAATCGAACCCTCAATTAGCTGAAAACCGTATTCTACCGACGCCGAGTAAAGTTGAAGTTCGTAGTACTGATAAACCTGTCTCTTTAAAACAAGGGATCAAGCTAACTTATAATGAAGTAGCGCCAAAGTCTATTGCCGCTGCAGTTAGCCGTTTGGCTCGAGTGGGTGTGCTTGAAACTGAAAATGGTATCTCAATAACGCTATTACCGCTGTCAATTAAAGGGGTTTCTGGCAGTTATCAACTAGATATTAATCCACAGCTGATCACTATCTATGCCGATGATGAGGCGGGATTTTCATATGGGTTAGCCTCACTAACATCACTGCTTGATGTCAATACGCTGGCCGTTAACGCTATGCTGGTGGAAGACTCTCCACGCTATGATTTTCGTGGCATGCATATTGATGTATCACGAAATTTCCACAGTAAGAAACTGATCCTCGATCTATTAGATCAAATGGCAGCTTATAAGTTAAACAAGTTGCACCTACATATGGCTGATGATGAAGGTTGGCGATTAGAGATTGATGGGCTTCCTGAACTGACGGATATTGGCAGCAAACGTTGTCACGACTTAAAAGAGGACAACTGCTTGTTGCCTCAATTGGGCAGTGGGCCCTTTAGCGATACAAAGGTCAACGGTTATTACTCTAAAGCTGATTATATTGAGATTTTGCAATACGCAGCGGCTCGGCAAATTCAAGTCATTCCATCAATGGACATGCCTGGTCACTCACGCGCAGCGATTAAATCAATGGAAGCGCGATATCGTAAGCTGATGAAAGCTGGCTTAACCGCAGAAGCTGAGCAATATTTACTGTCAGACCGTGACGACAAAACGGTTTATTCATCGGTGCAATATTATGACGATAACACCTTAAATGTGTGTATGGAGTCGACGTTTAACTTTATCGACAAAGTCATTGATGAAATTGCGGACTTGCATAAAACTGCAGGCGTTCCATTGTCGCGATATCATATAGGTGCTGATGAAACTGCGGGTGCGTGGCTTGAATCACCTATGTGTAAGGCGTTTATTACCAGTAACGACAAAGGAGTTAAAAGCACCAGTGAGCTTGGAGCCTATTTTATAGAGCGCACTTCACAAATGTTGGCAGATAAAGGGATTAAAGCCGCAGGATGGAGTGATGGTATGAGTCATACTCGTCCTGAAAATATGCCTAAAAATGTTCAATCTAACGTTTGGGATATCGTCGCCCATGGCGGTCATAAGCGAGCACACCAACAAGCGAATCTAGGTTGGCAAGTGGTGTTAAGTCAGCCCGAAGTACTTTACTTTGACTTCCCCTATGAAGCCGACCCCAAAGAGCATGGCTACTACTGGGGCATTAGGCATAATAATGCTCAGCGCGTTCACAGCTTTATGAGCGGGAACTTGCCTGCCAATGCAGAGCAGTGGGGCGATATTGAGGGATTGCCGTTTGAAGCTGATGACAGGGTTAAGCGTGACGCAAACGGTAAAATCTTGAGCGAACCGTTATCAAAGACTGCAAAATTCAGTGGTATTCAAGGCCAGTTGTGGAGCGAAACGGTTCGCAGTGACGAAGTGGCTGAGTATTTAATGTTCCCCCGGGTGATCATGCTGGCAGAGAAAGCTTGGCATCAACCAAACTGGGAAGTCCCATATCAATACCAAGGTGCAGTTTACAATCAACAAAGTGGCTTCTTTACGACAGAAATGCGTCAGCAACAGGCGTTAGAGTGGCAGGCGATAGCGAATACCTTAGGGTATAAAGAACTGATAAAGCTTGATAAGGCGAATATTGCCTACCGTGTGCCCACCGTTGGCGCTGTTATCAAAGAGGGCAAGTTATACGCAAACCTAATCTATCCCGGTTTATTGATTGAGTATCGAGATAATGGGCAGAAATGGAAAGCCTATCAAGCCGGAGTCGCGGTCGAAGGTGACGTTGAGGTAAGAGCAATTGCTGCAGACGGTGTGCGAAAAGGTCGTAGTTTGATTGTGAAGTAA
- the nagA gene encoding N-acetylglucosamine-6-phosphate deacetylase, which translates to MKQTLIADRIFDGQQFHHDLPVTVEDGHILAFDTVKGAKESRVDGSITPGFIDVQVNGGGGVLFNSSPTRKGIEAIGQAHAKFGTTAYLPTLITDDFSVMEQAADAVADAIEHGSAGVIGVHFEGPHLSVPKKGVHPQPHIRRISDAELNIFSRQDLGIKVVTLAPENVSPDVIAALVKADVKVCLGHSNADYDTVKAALDAGATGFTHLFNAMSAFGSRNPGMVGAALESTDAWCGLIVDGHHVHPTAAKVAINAKPRGKVMLVTDAMPPVGLDGEVSFELFGTQVLRVGDRLNAVTGELAGCVLDMAGAVANTISMLDISAEEALRMASMYPAEFLGISQQFGSLATGKRADIVVMNDQFKVQQTFIAGQLIYASS; encoded by the coding sequence ATGAAGCAAACATTAATCGCAGACCGTATTTTTGATGGTCAGCAGTTTCATCATGATCTACCTGTCACCGTTGAAGATGGACATATTCTTGCTTTTGATACCGTAAAAGGCGCAAAAGAGTCACGGGTTGACGGTAGCATTACCCCTGGTTTTATTGATGTACAAGTCAATGGCGGTGGTGGCGTATTATTTAATTCATCACCGACGAGGAAAGGAATTGAGGCGATTGGGCAAGCACACGCAAAGTTTGGCACAACCGCTTATTTGCCCACTTTAATTACTGATGATTTTAGTGTTATGGAGCAAGCTGCGGATGCGGTGGCTGATGCCATTGAGCATGGCAGTGCTGGTGTGATTGGAGTGCACTTTGAAGGGCCACACCTATCGGTACCGAAAAAGGGTGTACACCCTCAGCCGCATATTAGGCGTATTTCAGATGCCGAACTTAATATTTTTAGCCGTCAAGACTTAGGCATAAAAGTGGTCACACTTGCGCCTGAAAACGTCTCTCCAGATGTCATTGCAGCGTTAGTTAAGGCTGATGTAAAAGTGTGTCTTGGCCATTCTAATGCTGACTATGATACGGTCAAAGCGGCATTAGATGCAGGCGCTACTGGTTTTACTCATTTGTTTAATGCGATGTCTGCTTTTGGTTCTCGAAACCCTGGAATGGTCGGTGCGGCGCTTGAAAGTACTGATGCCTGGTGTGGACTGATTGTTGATGGTCATCATGTTCATCCTACAGCTGCTAAAGTGGCCATTAATGCCAAGCCGCGGGGAAAAGTCATGTTAGTCACCGATGCTATGCCACCCGTTGGGCTTGATGGCGAGGTGAGTTTTGAGTTATTTGGCACGCAAGTATTACGTGTCGGTGATAGGTTAAATGCCGTTACTGGCGAACTTGCTGGCTGTGTCCTTGATATGGCTGGTGCAGTGGCAAATACTATTTCAATGTTAGATATCTCTGCAGAAGAAGCATTGAGAATGGCGTCAATGTATCCCGCAGAGTTTTTAGGGATTAGTCAGCAGTTTGGCTCACTTGCGACAGGAAAGCGAGCAGACATAGTGGTGATGAATGATCAGTTTAAGGTGCAGCAAACCTTTATCGCGGGTCAGTTGATTTATGCAAGCTCGTAA
- the nagX gene encoding transmembrane glucosamine N-acetyltransferase NagX, whose amino-acid sequence MNDTRPQACSNEKKQKVRLKSLDALRGFDMFWILGGEAIFAGLVLLTGWSGFKWLDAQMHHSPWHGFTFYDLIFPLFIFLSGVALGLSPKRLDKLPMRERMPLYQHGIKRLALLLLLGMVYNHGWGTGFPMALGDIRYASVLGRIAFAWFFCALLVWHTSLRTQVILTIAILVGYSLLQLFPFLTLDNSGAFTATGSINAAIDSLLLPGVIYQDAAVDPEGILSTIPAVVNGLFGVFVGHFIVKSHVKGEGFKVAVMTTLGLALLGIGWLISPIIPVNKTLWTSSFVLVTSGWSLLLLALFYGVIDVMRLSRWAFPFIVIGCNAIVIYLATSIVNWQYTADSLFGGVIKWFPVSAQSLIAVIALLLVQWLVLYWMYKRSIFIKV is encoded by the coding sequence ATAAATGACACCCGGCCGCAGGCTTGCTCGAACGAGAAAAAACAAAAAGTAAGGCTTAAGTCTCTTGATGCACTGCGTGGTTTTGACATGTTTTGGATTTTAGGCGGCGAGGCGATATTTGCAGGCCTTGTGCTACTCACGGGATGGAGTGGCTTTAAATGGTTAGACGCGCAAATGCACCATAGCCCTTGGCATGGTTTTACTTTTTATGACCTGATTTTCCCACTGTTTATCTTTTTATCTGGTGTGGCTCTTGGGCTATCGCCCAAACGCCTAGATAAACTGCCAATGCGTGAGCGTATGCCGCTTTATCAGCATGGGATTAAACGATTAGCCTTATTGTTGTTGCTAGGCATGGTCTATAACCATGGTTGGGGCACGGGGTTCCCAATGGCACTTGGTGATATTCGCTATGCCAGTGTATTGGGCCGCATTGCCTTTGCTTGGTTTTTCTGTGCGCTGTTAGTTTGGCATACAAGCCTGAGAACCCAAGTGATCTTAACGATCGCTATTTTGGTTGGTTACAGCTTATTGCAGCTTTTCCCCTTTTTGACCCTTGATAATTCTGGCGCCTTCACTGCAACAGGGTCGATTAATGCGGCCATCGATAGCTTATTATTACCTGGCGTGATTTATCAAGATGCTGCCGTTGATCCTGAGGGGATCTTATCGACAATCCCGGCGGTGGTTAATGGCTTGTTTGGCGTGTTTGTCGGTCATTTTATTGTTAAATCACATGTGAAAGGTGAAGGGTTTAAAGTCGCTGTGATGACCACGCTAGGTTTAGCGTTATTAGGCATTGGTTGGTTGATCTCTCCCATCATTCCTGTCAATAAAACATTGTGGACCAGTAGTTTTGTACTGGTGACTTCTGGATGGAGCTTGCTGCTGTTAGCGCTATTTTATGGTGTTATTGATGTTATGAGGCTAAGCAGATGGGCATTTCCTTTTATCGTGATTGGCTGTAATGCTATTGTGATCTACTTAGCGACAAGCATTGTCAATTGGCAGTACACCGCGGATAGCTTGTTTGGTGGGGTGATAAAATGGTTCCCCGTTTCTGCTCAAAGTCTTATCGCTGTGATAGCGTTATTACTAGTGCAATGGCTGGTGCTTTATTGGATGTATAAACGCTCAATCTTCATCAAAGTTTAA
- a CDS encoding tryptophan halogenase family protein, whose protein sequence is MDIKKIAIVGGGTAGWLAANHLGKAALSNEHLSVTLIESPDIPTIGVGEGTVPAIRQSLQSFGISETEFIRCCDVTFKQSIKFANWQDKVKHPENNFYHHLFDMPGPVTEGLTRLWLSRKTGTYAEAVSPQHAVCEAYKSPKTISDAEYKGHLGYAYHLNAAKFAKLLGVNAKANFNVKHISANVNDVIMGTEGEIKSLVTDTAGTLEFDFYIDCSGFASLLIDKALHVPFISKAEQLFVDKAIAVQVPTDADSVIPPFTIATAHQAGWIWDIALSHRRGVGFVYSTKYMDDATALVKLDKYLGGKLAEYQHRTLPMTVGYRERSWEKNCVALGLAQGFLEPLEATSILLTDFAAGFLANRFPASATQLTAVRDRFNHVMGYAWERVVDFIKLHYCLSDRSDSQFWIDNRDPKTMSVELIKRLSLWQDFAPNREDFFSKFEVFDLENYLYVLFGMNKTPNCKISLPDELAHIEKQGQRLEEVTRQLVKELPNHRELLEKIKQYGLQKL, encoded by the coding sequence ATGGATATTAAAAAAATCGCCATTGTTGGCGGCGGAACGGCAGGCTGGCTTGCTGCAAATCATTTAGGCAAAGCAGCACTTAGTAATGAACATCTCTCAGTTACGCTTATCGAGTCGCCCGATATTCCTACCATAGGGGTCGGAGAGGGCACTGTTCCTGCTATACGCCAGTCATTACAGAGTTTTGGGATTAGTGAAACGGAGTTTATTCGTTGTTGTGATGTGACGTTTAAGCAATCAATAAAATTCGCTAATTGGCAGGATAAAGTAAAACATCCTGAGAATAACTTTTATCATCATCTGTTCGATATGCCAGGTCCTGTTACTGAAGGTTTAACCCGTTTATGGTTGTCAAGAAAGACCGGAACATACGCAGAGGCTGTTTCTCCACAACATGCTGTCTGTGAAGCCTATAAAAGCCCTAAGACAATCAGTGATGCAGAATATAAAGGGCACTTAGGTTACGCTTATCATTTAAACGCAGCTAAGTTTGCTAAGTTACTTGGCGTTAATGCAAAAGCCAATTTTAATGTCAAACATATCAGTGCAAATGTAAACGATGTGATTATGGGTACTGAGGGAGAAATTAAATCACTAGTGACCGATACCGCGGGCACTCTCGAATTTGATTTTTATATCGACTGTAGTGGTTTTGCCTCTCTGTTGATTGATAAAGCATTGCATGTGCCGTTTATCAGTAAAGCAGAGCAGCTATTTGTCGATAAGGCTATCGCGGTTCAAGTGCCCACTGATGCTGACTCTGTTATTCCACCTTTTACCATTGCAACCGCTCATCAAGCCGGATGGATCTGGGACATAGCTTTAAGTCACAGAAGGGGCGTGGGCTTTGTCTACTCGACAAAGTACATGGATGATGCCACGGCACTTGTAAAGCTAGATAAGTATCTAGGTGGCAAGCTCGCAGAATATCAACATCGCACCTTGCCAATGACCGTGGGCTATAGAGAGCGCTCTTGGGAAAAAAATTGCGTTGCTCTTGGTTTAGCACAAGGTTTTCTAGAACCCTTAGAGGCCACCTCTATTCTATTAACTGATTTTGCAGCGGGTTTTTTAGCGAATAGATTTCCTGCATCAGCAACCCAGTTGACGGCAGTGAGAGACCGATTTAATCATGTGATGGGGTATGCATGGGAACGCGTCGTTGATTTTATTAAGCTGCATTATTGTTTGTCCGATCGCAGCGACTCGCAATTTTGGATCGATAATCGTGATCCAAAAACCATGTCTGTAGAACTAATCAAACGTCTATCACTATGGCAAGATTTTGCTCCCAATCGTGAAGATTTCTTTAGTAAGTTCGAAGTTTTTGATTTAGAAAACTATTTATATGTTTTGTTCGGAATGAATAAAACACCCAACTGCAAGATTTCGCTACCTGATGAATTAGCTCATATCGAGAAGCAGGGCCAAAGATTAGAGGAAGTGACTAGGCAATTGGTTAAAGAGCTACCCAATCACAGAGAACTACTTGAGAAAATTAAACAATACGGATTGCAGAAGCTTTAG
- a CDS encoding SapC family protein: MSKSIAPLNSDKHLQIKITESTDYRRFADQHLIPVVFHEFHHLASEFPLVFVKNTETGQFIPVALMGIKNGVNLYCQQDNWLPVIRPLGFNNAPLSLVKTNEQSEDVMVCIDEDNKLIVDNSGHRLFNDNKEQSEYLKSRTQALLDIASYSQQTANICQFLASKALLTPKQLSVKLLKNEQVINVDGVYIVDEKLLNNLSDEEFLVLKNKGLLSLIYAHIISLQQLPRLIEKQNQYDKSQ; this comes from the coding sequence ATGAGTAAAAGTATTGCCCCATTAAACTCAGACAAACACCTTCAGATTAAGATTACCGAATCAACAGATTACCGAAGATTTGCAGATCAACACCTTATTCCAGTGGTATTCCATGAGTTTCATCATTTAGCATCAGAGTTTCCGCTAGTTTTTGTAAAAAATACTGAAACTGGGCAGTTTATTCCGGTCGCACTAATGGGGATTAAAAACGGTGTTAACTTGTATTGTCAGCAAGATAATTGGCTGCCTGTTATACGACCATTAGGTTTTAATAATGCCCCTTTGTCATTGGTAAAAACCAATGAACAAAGTGAAGATGTGATGGTTTGTATTGATGAAGATAACAAGCTGATTGTGGACAATAGTGGTCATAGACTTTTCAATGACAATAAAGAGCAATCTGAATATCTAAAATCCCGAACTCAAGCCCTTTTAGATATAGCATCATATAGCCAACAAACGGCCAATATTTGCCAGTTTTTAGCGTCGAAAGCGCTACTCACACCTAAGCAACTTAGCGTTAAATTATTAAAAAATGAGCAAGTCATTAATGTTGATGGTGTTTATATCGTTGATGAGAAACTGCTTAATAATTTAAGCGATGAAGAGTTTTTAGTTTTGAAAAACAAAGGGCTTCTATCACTCATCTATGCTCATATCATCTCTTTGCAACAGCTTCCTAGACTAATAGAAAAACAAAACCAGTACGATAAGAGTCAATAA
- the nagK gene encoding N-acetylglucosamine kinase, with translation MGIGQAEEASLYIGIDGGGSKCRATIYTGDFSIVGTGVAGRANPLHGLAQTFQSIEESTQLALADAGLKSTDSKRLIAGLGLAGVNVSRFFQDVMDWQHPFACMYLTTDLHTACIGAHKGGDGAVIITGTGSCGYAHVGGKELCLGGHGFGLGDKGSGAWLGQKASEQALLDLDGFGEKTILTSRLFTHFNVNNAMGIVENLAGQSSSTYAKLARMVFESAQRKDGVAQDIVREGASYISELARKLFAITPPRFSMIGGLAEPLAPWLDDDVTARMSPTLRPPEWGAAFYAQQEHAKK, from the coding sequence ATGGGTATAGGCCAGGCGGAAGAAGCATCCTTGTATATAGGCATTGATGGTGGCGGCAGTAAATGTCGAGCAACAATATATACTGGCGATTTCAGCATTGTGGGCACCGGTGTTGCGGGGCGCGCAAATCCCTTGCATGGTTTAGCTCAAACATTCCAATCTATTGAAGAATCAACTCAGCTTGCATTGGCTGACGCAGGGCTTAAAAGTACAGACAGTAAGCGTTTAATCGCGGGGCTGGGGCTAGCGGGTGTTAATGTCTCTAGATTTTTCCAAGATGTGATGGACTGGCAACACCCATTTGCTTGCATGTATCTCACCACAGATCTTCATACTGCCTGTATCGGCGCGCACAAAGGTGGCGATGGCGCAGTCATCATTACCGGAACGGGCTCTTGTGGTTATGCTCATGTTGGCGGTAAAGAGCTTTGCTTAGGCGGCCATGGTTTTGGCTTAGGTGATAAAGGTAGTGGTGCTTGGCTTGGGCAAAAAGCCAGTGAACAAGCATTATTAGACTTGGACGGGTTCGGCGAAAAAACCATACTCACCTCGCGTCTATTTACTCATTTCAATGTTAATAATGCGATGGGTATCGTTGAGAATTTGGCAGGTCAATCTTCTAGTACTTATGCCAAATTAGCGCGCATGGTGTTTGAGTCTGCACAGCGCAAAGATGGCGTGGCTCAGGATATTGTACGTGAAGGTGCTAGTTATATTAGTGAGCTCGCGAGAAAGCTCTTTGCCATCACACCGCCACGTTTTTCGATGATTGGTGGGCTAGCTGAGCCGCTAGCACCATGGCTAGATGATGACGTCACGGCTAGAATGTCGCCCACATTAAGACCGCCAGAATGGGGTGCTGCATTTTATGCCCAGCAGGAGCATGCTAAAAAATAG